The DNA sequence CTGGCGGCCATATACTTTGTTCCAAAGTACTTGCGTATGGGAGTCGTCACGATCCCACAGTATCTGGATAGACGTTTCGACAAAGGTACAAGCTCACTTATTGCGCTGTTTTTGTTGGTCTCATTTGCCGTAACCTTGTTGCCGATTGTCCTCTACACCGGAGCGATCAATTTAGAAAGTATCTTCAATACATCAGAGCTTTTGGGTATAAGCAAAGCAAGTAGCCTATGGATCACGGTGGTAGTGGTCGGCGTACTCGGTGCGGCCTATGCGGTGATTGGAGGGCTAAAGGCCGTTGCGGTGTCAGATGTTATCTATGGTTACGGATTGTTGCTAGCTGGCCTCCTCATCCCAGTTCTCGCCCTGATTTATATTGGTGATGGGAATCCTTTGTTGGGAATGGAAAAGCTGTTCAGGCATAGTCCGGAAAAATTCAATGTTATTGGAGCAGAAGATTCGATATTACCCTTTAGTACGCTTTTCACCGGTTTGATGATCAACCAAATCTACTTTTGGTGCATGAATCAAACCATTATACAAAGAGTATTTGGTGCCAAAAATTTGGAGGAAGCACAGAAAGGGCTGTTGTACACGGGGATGTTAAAGATCCTGGTGCCTTTTATCATCGTACTGCCAGGAGTGATCGGTTATTACTATTTCAAGGACGAATTTTACGCAGATCAAGATTTGGTTTATCCTGCACTGGTGAAACGTATTCTGCCTGTCTCGTTATTGGGCTTGTTTGCGGCAATTATAGTCGGGGCGGTGTTAAGTACTTTTAATGCCGTTTTGAACAGCGCATCCACGATTTTTAGCATTGATGTTTACAAGCGCCTGATCAATAAAAAGGCAGACGATCGCACCTTGGTGCGTATGGGACGCCTTGCTGCGAGCATCTTGGCGGTGAGTTCTATTATTGCGGCCCCCTTCGTCGCTCGTGCTCCTAACGGTTTGTACCAACTTCTGCAGGAGCTAAACGGTATATTTTTTATTCCCATTGCTTCCATTATGTTGGGTGGATTTTTCTTTCCACGCATCTCCGCGCCAGCGGCAAAGGCAGCGATGTGTATAGGCTTACTATTCTATGTGTCTTGTACATTCATTTTTAAAGTGAATATCCATTTCGTTCACCTCTGGGGAATTGAGTTTTTGTTGAACATGGGCGTCATGTTCGCGGTATCTTATTTTTACCCACGGCCAGTGGTGTCAGAGACTTTGGAAAATGAGGCACCGATACCGATGCTTGCCTGGCGTTATGCAAAGCCCTTTGGCTTGGCGCTGCTGCTCGTAACGTTGGCTATCTATATATTATTAGGAAACGTTTAAAATTAAATAAAAATGGAAATATTAAAGAATTATGTAAATGCAGGCTGGGTGCAAAGTGCTGAATCGGAGTCTATTACTGTGATTAATCCAGCAACACAGGAACGTTTAGCTGCTGTTCCCTATGGTCCTGCTACAGGTATTGACGTTGACCAAGCTGTTAAGGCCGCTGCATCAGCGGCCGCATCTTGGGCTGAAACGCCGGTTATGCAACGTGTACAGCCACTTTTTCGTCTCAAGACGCTTTTGGAAAATCACCTGCACGAACTTGCAGAAACCATTACCCAAGAATCGGGAAAAACCAAAGCGGAAGCTTTGGGCGAAATGCAGCGTGCGATTGAAAATGTGGAAACCGCCTGTGCCACACCGCTGTTGATGCAAAGTGAGTTTTCCGAGAACATCGCCCGTGGGGTGGATGAGTTTGTTATTCGGCAACCACTGGGGGTATGTGTATGTATTGCGCCATTTAATTTTCCGGGGATGATTCCTTTCTGGTTTCTACCTTATGCCATCGCCTGCGGAAATACATTTGTCCTGAAGCCATCTGAAAAAGTACCGTTGACGATGCAAAAGGTCGTGCAGCTTATGGAGCAGATAGGCTTGCCTAAAGGCGTGGTCAACCTCGTGCATGGTGGTAAAGAAACGGTGGATGCCTTGTTGGAGCACCCTTTAGTAAAAGCGGTAAGCTTTGTCGGATCTACCCAGGTAGCACGTTATGTATATGCCAAAGGCGCACAGCATGGCAAACGTGTGCAGGCTCAAGGTGGAGCCAAAAATCCTGTCGTGGTGCTTCCAGATGCCGATTTGGATACCACAGCGCGTATCATTACGGATAGCGTGTATGGCTGTGCTGGACAGCGGTGCCTTGCAGCCTCTAATATT is a window from the Sphingobacterium sp. lm-10 genome containing:
- a CDS encoding solute:sodium symporter family transporter, with translation MITVISFVGFTVFVGIYAWYRLRKDNLSSQDGYFLGGRSLTGSVIAASMIMSNISTEHLVGMNGSAYRNGFIIIAWEVTSALALILAAIYFVPKYLRMGVVTIPQYLDRRFDKGTSSLIALFLLVSFAVTLLPIVLYTGAINLESIFNTSELLGISKASSLWITVVVVGVLGAAYAVIGGLKAVAVSDVIYGYGLLLAGLLIPVLALIYIGDGNPLLGMEKLFRHSPEKFNVIGAEDSILPFSTLFTGLMINQIYFWCMNQTIIQRVFGAKNLEEAQKGLLYTGMLKILVPFIIVLPGVIGYYYFKDEFYADQDLVYPALVKRILPVSLLGLFAAIIVGAVLSTFNAVLNSASTIFSIDVYKRLINKKADDRTLVRMGRLAASILAVSSIIAAPFVARAPNGLYQLLQELNGIFFIPIASIMLGGFFFPRISAPAAKAAMCIGLLFYVSCTFIFKVNIHFVHLWGIEFLLNMGVMFAVSYFYPRPVVSETLENEAPIPMLAWRYAKPFGLALLLVTLAIYILLGNV
- a CDS encoding CoA-acylating methylmalonate-semialdehyde dehydrogenase, with product MEILKNYVNAGWVQSAESESITVINPATQERLAAVPYGPATGIDVDQAVKAAASAAASWAETPVMQRVQPLFRLKTLLENHLHELAETITQESGKTKAEALGEMQRAIENVETACATPLLMQSEFSENIARGVDEFVIRQPLGVCVCIAPFNFPGMIPFWFLPYAIACGNTFVLKPSEKVPLTMQKVVQLMEQIGLPKGVVNLVHGGKETVDALLEHPLVKAVSFVGSTQVARYVYAKGAQHGKRVQAQGGAKNPVVVLPDADLDTTARIITDSVYGCAGQRCLAASNIVLVDDQQGRVKEALYEAAKSRVTGYGLDEQVDMGPVISTESKARIENLIALGKQEGAALLLDGRQASIDGFEQGNFLKPTILADVPLDGKLIKTEIFGPVMSLINLPTVDEAIAFVNKNQYGNMACLFTSSGAHARKFRSEANAGNIGINIGVAAPMAQFPFSGWNDSFFGDLHGQGRHAIEFFTQTKVVIERWPKEWSRKF